A stretch of DNA from Chitinivibrionia bacterium:
CAAGACCTCTCTAAACGCTTGACAATTGGAATTATCCAATGAAAATAGCGTTTATTTCAACTTTGGACTCAAGCGACGTTAATGCTTGGAGCGGCTCAATATATTATATTTCGCAAACCTTGCGCGAAATAGGAGAAGTTGCGATAATTGATAAATTATTCGCCAAAAGAAGCAAGGCAGAAAGGGCTTTTGCAAAAATTTGCAGATTGTTTTGGAAATTTTTGGGCAAGCGATATATTGGCGAACAAACAATACGAGTTGCAAAATTTTACGCAAAACAAATAGAAAATCAGTTGCCAAGCGATGTCGATGTTGTTTTTTCTCACGATTCGATTGTTTTGGCTTACTTGAAAACAGATAAATTAAAAGTGCTTTATACCGATGTAGCAGAGTTTTGCGGTATGTTGAATTATTATCCGGGTTATTACAATCTTTCTCCGCAAACAATAAAAATCGCCACAAAAATGGAAGAGGCAACCCTAAATAACTGCAATTTGGTTTTGTATTCTTCGGAATGGGCGGCAAACGGAGCAAAAAACAACTATAAAATTAACGATCCGAACAAAATAAAAGTTGTGCCTTTCGGAGCAAATATTGAATGTGGTCGGACAAAGAACAATATAGCCGAAATTATAGAAAGCAAAGAAAAAAACAAATGCAATTTGCTTTTCATAGGTGTAGATTGGGAACGAAAAGGTGGCGACATAGCATTGGAAACAGCAAAAAATCTTTACGAAAAAGGCGTTAGCGTTCGTTTGGATATTATAGGAATTAAAGATTGCCCCGTAGAATTGCCGAATTATGTAAAAAATCACGGATTTGTTTCAAAATCGACAGCCGCAGGCAAGAAAAAGATTGATAATTTGTTTGAAAAAGCGCACTTTCTTATTTTGCCGACCCGCGCTGAGTGTTTTGGCGTAGTGTTTTGTGAGGCTTCAAGTTTTGGACTTCCAAGCTTGACAACAAAGACGGGCGGAGTGGCAAGCGCCGTTCTTGACAATAAAAACGGAAAATTATTTGAACGGACTGATAATGGTGAGAAATATGCGGAATATATACAAGCAATGCTTGCTGATTATGAGAATTACAAAAAATTATGTTTTTCGTCGTTCGAGCAATACGAAACCCGCTTAAATTGGAAAGTCGCAGGCGAGAGAATTTTCGAATATATCGAGAAATTACGAAAGAAGTAGTTGGTGCTGACGGTTGCTCCTCTTTTCTTTTTCGGCAAAACGTATTTTATAGCTTTGATAAAGATAAACAACGGAGGCAGACTATGTTTACACGCACACGCACCGCTACGACAACCGCTCTTAATACAGATTTGAAGAGAGAAAGAATTGGTGCAATTAAAAATAAACTTCCCGACATTTTCGGCGAAGAAATAAAAGATGTCAGAGTGGAAGAAATATGGGAAGACGTCGCGGGCGTGCATTTTACATTCTCTTTTCTTTCTCCGAGAGCGGACGTATTTAAGAGAGCGCAATCGTCAAAAACAGAAAGGTCGCCTTACGAAGCCTTGTTTGATTACGAAAGATTATACAAGGAAGTTGTGTTAGATAAAAACGGAAACATTATTTCTATAAAAATGCACAAAAATGCGTAAAATAGTACTGGACTCAAATGCTTTTATACTGTATCTTGCAGGATTGGTAAATAAAAACCAAATCGGAAACTACGCCAGAAAATCTGACTGGAATAGTGAGGATTTTCATTATTTGTGCGAAATAATAAACGAGGAAGAGTGTGATATAATAACAACCCCCAACGTTTTGACGGAAACAGACAATATTCTAAACCGAATAAGCGGAGATGACAAATACAAATATTTGTATTTGGTAAAAAACATATATCTTAAAAGCATTGAAGAGTATATTAAATCCGAAGAGGCGTCAAATGAAGGTTTTTTCGACCAACTCGGCTTGGCGGATTCCGTAGTGCTAAAAGTAGCGCAAAGATCTGATTTGTTAATATCGGCGGACAGCGAACTTTGCCGCTATGCCGAAGCGCTGAATATAAAACTTGTGGATCTTACAAAAAACAAAGCGAGACAATATGAATAAAATTTGCGTAATAATCCCTGTTTTCAACAACGAAAACACTATAAAAAACATAGTAATCGAGGCGAAAAAATCGGTTGGCGACAATCTTATCGTTATAAACGACGGCTCAACCGACAATACAACGCAAATTTTAAGCGAATTCGACAATCTTAACGTCCATAAATTCCCTAAAAATCGCGGAAAAGGCGCGGCGCTTCGCAAGGGTTTTGAAATTGCCATTTCTCTCGGTTGCACGCACGCAATAACGGTGGACGCGGACGGTCAACATTTCTGCGAATGGATAGAAATCGCAAGAAACGAGTGCGAAAAACATCCCGAAAAACTGCTTGTCGGCGCAAGAACTGGCGAAAATCAAGGCGAAAACGCGCCGAAAAAGAACCTTTTTGCGCGAAATTTCGGAAATATGTGGATAAAAATTTACACGGGATTTGCGCTCAACGACACTCAAAGCGGATTTCGGGTTTATCCTATAGAAAAAATGAAAAACATCAAATTAAAAACAAACAGATTTGAGTTTGAGCAGGAAGTTTTGGTAAAATCTGCTTACGGCGGCATAGAGTTGGGCGAATTTGCCATACCGCAGGTTTATCAGCCGAAAGAAGAGCGGGTTTCACATTACCGAGTTTTTCGCGACAGCGTGCGCATAAGCTGGTTTTTCACCAAAACGGGCTTCAGAAAAATCCACAACGTTTTTGTCTCCGAACTAAAGTCGAACACCACGCCGAACAAGGCAGCAATTTCGTTTTCGCTCGGCATTTTCTGGGGGATTTTCCCTATTTACGGATTTCAAACGGCGGCGGCGATTATATCCGCAACGCTCCTGAAACTCAACCGCCCGCTGACATTTTTAGGCTCAAACATTTCCATTCCGCCTATGATTCCGTTCCTTATTATTGCGGGAGTATGGGTTGGCTCGACAGCGTTTCCGCCGAAAGTCGAAGAATTGCCGAACGTGCAGGCGCTCATCACGCTTTTTTCCGAAAACAAGAAGGAATTTTTCATAATAAGCGGAAAATATTTCATAATAGGAAGCGCGCTTCTGGCAACCGCCGCAGGATTGCTCGCGTATGTAATTACGTATCCGATATGCAAAACTTTAGGACAGCGCGGGAAATAAAAACTTGCAAAAAACACTATTTTTTCACATATTATTCTTAGCATTTTTTCCGTGTTTGGCGCAAATAAAAGTCAGCGAAGTTATGCGAAATCCCATCGGCGGAAGAACAGCCGCAAGAGCGCATCAATACATAGAAATCGTAAATTTAGGCGACGAAACCGTTTCCATAGAGGGAATGCGACTTTTTACAGGCGCCGTTTTCAACAACATTTTACCCGTCGAAAGAGGCGCAATCCCACAAGGAATTACAGGAACAAGCGAAATAAAGTCGGGGCAAATAGCAATAATTTTGAGCAGAGAAATAATCCCGATTTTTGAGCAGTTTCGCCACGAAATTCCCGACGACGTTGTAGTTTTAACCGTAAACTTAATAACCATCTGCGGCGGATTTGCCGCAAACGACGGCTTTGTAATAATCCGCGCAAACGACACCATCGCCGAATTCCGAAACGCCTTTGAAAACGGCAGATACAAAGTTCACCCGACAACCCCCGAAACAAACGGATTTTCCCTAGTCCCGCAATCCTTATTGTGTAGAGACGCGATGCTCGCGTCTCCCGTTTGGAATGTAGAAATCCCAACAGTCGGAAAAATCAAAAATTTCAACAACGGCGTTCTGCGCGAATATCAAATCGAGCGCCAAGGCAACGAATTTGCAATCAAGATTTTATACAGGAATTTCGGCAGAACCGCAAAAATCGAAGGCAAAAATTTAAGCCAAAATTCGGGCGAAATCTCACTGACAAAACCGCTTGCTTCGTCTGTAATTTTTGAAATAAACATAGAAAATCAAACATTTTTCGACACAATTTGGACAGCAAATTTATTCGCGGAAAAAGGCTCGGTCGTCATTTCCGAAGTCGATGCAAGAGCAAGTGTGGAATGGATAGAACTTTATTGGAAAAACGAGTGTTTTCCGCTTGAAGGCTGGCATTTGCTTGTCGGCGGAAGCGTTGTAAATTTACCGCGCCTCGAATGCCCGCCAAACAGAATTCTATGCGTAAGTGAAAGAGAAAGCAGTGGGTTAGTAGAAATGACAAGAGTGCCGAATTGGCGAAAAATAAACAATTTTGAGGATACCATTTATTTAGTCGCACCGTTCGGCGTAATCGACAGCATTGCTTTTACGCGCGACATCTGGACAGACTCGAGAGACCGCTCAACCGTTCAGCGAAGAGACATAAACGGCTGCGGTTTTGACAGCGACAATGTTTTCGCAGGCACTGCAAATCCGGGCGCAGTTTTAAGATTTACTCCGCAAAGAAATTTTTCCATAAATTTGTCAAGCAAAAAATTCACCCCCAACGGCGACGGGCATTTGGACAGCCTTATAATCACCGCTTCAAAGCCCCGAAGCGGAACTGTAAAAATAGAAATTTACGCAATGGACGGAAATTTGCTGAGAACTTTTGAAAGCCCCGCCCAAACCCGCTTTTCGTGGGACGGAAGAAACGAATTCGGCAGAATAGCCCCCGTCGGTCCCGTTTTTGTGATTGGAACATTTGAAGGCGGCGGAAGAAAGTTCACCGACAGAAAAAATGCTGTTTTGTGGAGGTGAGAAGATTTGGTGGTTTTTTGTATTTTGTTCCTACGTAAATGAGGGCGAAAGATTTTTCGCCCCTACATCGTCTTTAACCTGCCAAACATTTTTTGTCCTTGTTTTTTACCGAAATTGTCCCAGTAAATAAGAACAAAAGGCGTTATTGCTACCGTGGCGGCTACAATTACAAGAAACCATAAAAATTCCCAATCCATAATTAATCCCTTTCTTTGATAGAAAAACGACTCCGCCGATAATTCGGACATCGGAAGTCTTTTCTTTTTTTGTTCTAATCACAGATTTCCCCTAATAATTACTATAAATATACGTTCCGCACAAACTAAAAAGCGGATATTAAAAAAGCAAAGCCATTTTTGCTTCGTTTCTATCCGCCTTTCTCAACTTTCTTTTCTCCACACAGGTTTTCCAAGCAAAATTTCAAGCGCTTTCTTTATGTAGAATATACGGAAATGGGTGCGATAAGTGGCGACGGGGGCGGAAGGGAAATAAGATGGGGGAATTTTTTTACAACTTGGAGATTAGTGAGAGTTAACTATTTTTGTTCTGTTTCTAAAAAACCATTCCAGTACAAATCTTCAGGGTCTATGTCTATTTTTTCGTTCCAGCAAACAGTGTCAAGGTTTGTTGTTGCTTGAGCAAAAAATGTTTTGTCTTTTAGCGGAGCAAACATTTTATACTGCAAGTATGGCTTTACGTCAAACTTTTTTACTTCGCTGTTCGAGAATAAAACACGCAAAACAT
This window harbors:
- a CDS encoding glycosyltransferase family 4 protein, which gives rise to MKIAFISTLDSSDVNAWSGSIYYISQTLREIGEVAIIDKLFAKRSKAERAFAKICRLFWKFLGKRYIGEQTIRVAKFYAKQIENQLPSDVDVVFSHDSIVLAYLKTDKLKVLYTDVAEFCGMLNYYPGYYNLSPQTIKIATKMEEATLNNCNLVLYSSEWAANGAKNNYKINDPNKIKVVPFGANIECGRTKNNIAEIIESKEKNKCNLLFIGVDWERKGGDIALETAKNLYEKGVSVRLDIIGIKDCPVELPNYVKNHGFVSKSTAAGKKKIDNLFEKAHFLILPTRAECFGVVFCEASSFGLPSLTTKTGGVASAVLDNKNGKLFERTDNGEKYAEYIQAMLADYENYKKLCFSSFEQYETRLNWKVAGERIFEYIEKLRKK
- a CDS encoding DUF2062 domain-containing protein encodes the protein MNKICVIIPVFNNENTIKNIVIEAKKSVGDNLIVINDGSTDNTTQILSEFDNLNVHKFPKNRGKGAALRKGFEIAISLGCTHAITVDADGQHFCEWIEIARNECEKHPEKLLVGARTGENQGENAPKKNLFARNFGNMWIKIYTGFALNDTQSGFRVYPIEKMKNIKLKTNRFEFEQEVLVKSAYGGIELGEFAIPQVYQPKEERVSHYRVFRDSVRISWFFTKTGFRKIHNVFVSELKSNTTPNKAAISFSLGIFWGIFPIYGFQTAAAIISATLLKLNRPLTFLGSNISIPPMIPFLIIAGVWVGSTAFPPKVEELPNVQALITLFSENKKEFFIISGKYFIIGSALLATAAGLLAYVITYPICKTLGQRGK
- a CDS encoding DUF2442 domain-containing protein, whose product is MHSLYYKNSKEVITPIKVEALDDYVLRVLFSNSEVKKFDVKPYLQYKMFAPLKDKTFFAQATTNLDTVCWNEKIDIDPEDLYWNGFLETEQK